A stretch of Ursus arctos isolate Adak ecotype North America unplaced genomic scaffold, UrsArc2.0 scaffold_4, whole genome shotgun sequence DNA encodes these proteins:
- the LOC113255641 gene encoding keratin-associated protein 10-8-like encodes MADTCCSRTYVVAASTLSVCSSDLSCGSRVCSPTTCTSSSWQVDNCQESCCEPPCCAPTCCAPSSCTASSCLTLICTPASCVSSPCQSACTSSCQPSCCSSFPCQEDCCVSVCCKPVCCTPVCCKPLCCTPVCSEASPFSASSCCEQSSCQPSCFSSSPCQEDCCVSPVCCTSVCCTPICSGASPCSAPSCCQPSPCSSSCCRPSSCVSLLCRPVCRPACCMPASFCCAPSSSCQPSCCRQGSCVSLLRRPVWSHQACCVPTSAQKSCC; translated from the exons ATGGCCGACACCTGCTGCTCCAGGACTTACGTTGTGGCCGCGTCCACCCTGTCCGTCTGCTCCAGCGACCTGAGCTGTGGCAGCCGCGTCTGCTCACCCACTACTTGCACCAGCTCCTCCTGGCAGGTGGACAATTGCCAGGAGAGCTGCTGCGAGCCCCCCTGCTGCGCCCCCACTTGCTGCGCCCCCAGCTCCTGCACCGCCAGCTCCTGCCTGACCCTCATCTGCACCCCTGCGAGCTGCGTGTCCAGCCCCTGCCAATCAGCCTGCACCAGCTCCTGCCAGCCCTCCTGCTGcagctccttcccctgccaggaagactgctgtgtgtctgtctgctgcAAGCCGGTGtgctgcacccctgtctgctgcaagcccctctgctgcacccctgtctgctCGGAGGCCTCCCCCTTCTCAGCCTCCTCCTGCTGCGAGCAGTCTAGCTGCCAGCCCTCCTGCttcagctcctccccctgccaggaagactgctgtgtgtct ccCGTCTGCTGCACATCTGTCTGCTGCACCCCTATCTGCTCGGgggcctccccctgctctgccccctcctgctgccagcccagcccctgctcctcgTCCTGCTGCAGACCCTCCTCCTGCGTGTCCCTGCTCTGCCGCCCCGTGTGCAGACCCGCCTGCTGCATGCCCGCCTCCTTCTGCTGTGCCCCCAGCTCCTCctgccagcccagctgctgccGCCAGGGCTCCTGCGTGTCCCTGCTCCGCCGCCCTGTGTGGTCCCACCAGGCCTGCTGTGTTCCCACCTCGGCCCAGAAGTCCTGCTGCTGA
- the LOC130542619 gene encoding keratin-associated protein 10-3-like isoform X4, translating to MAASTLSVCSSDLSYVSHVCLPGSCDSSPDSPWQVDDCPESCCEPPCCTPTCCTPSSCTASSCLTLLCTPASCVSSPCQSACTSSCQPSCCSSSPCQEDCSSSCCQQSSCQPSCCSSSPCQEDCCVSPVCCTPVCCKPVCCTPVCCKPVCCTPVCSGASPCSAPSCCQPSPCSSSCCRPSSCVSLLCRPVCRPACCVPAASCCAPASSCQPSCCRRASCVSLLCRPVCSPQACCVPASAQKSCC from the exons atggCCGCGTCCACCCTGTCCGTCTGCTCCAGCGACCTGAGCTACGTCAGCCACGTCTGCCTGCCCGGCTCCTGCGACTCCAGCCCCGACTCCCCCTGGCAGGTGGATGACTGTCCAGAGAGCTGCTGCGAGCCCCCCTGCTGCACCCCCACTTGCTGCACCCCCAGCTCCTGCACCGCCAGCTCCTGCCTGAccctcctctgcacccctgcGAGCTGCGTGTCCAGCCCCTGCCAATCAGCCTGCACCAGCTCCTGCCAGCCCTCCTGCtgcagctcctccccctgccaggaagactgct CCTCCTCATGCTGCCAGCAGTCTAGCTGCCAGCCCTCCTGCTGCAGCTCCTCCCCCTGTCAGGAAGActgctgtgtgtct ccCGTCTGCTGTacccctgtctgctgcaagcccgtctgctgcacccctgtctgctgcaagcccgtctgctgcacccctgtctgctcgggggcctccccctgctctgccccctcctgctgccagcccagcccctgctcctcgTCCTGCTGCAGACCCTCCTCCTGCGTGTCCCTGCTCTGCCGCCCCGTGTGCAGACCCGCCTGCTGCGTGCCCGCCGCCTCCTGCTGTGCCCCCGCCTCCTCctgccagcccagctgctgccGCCGGGCCTCCTGCGTGTCCCTGCTCTGCCGCCCCGTGTGCTCCCCCCAGGCCTGCTGTGTCCCCGCCTCGGCCCAGAAGTCCTGCTGCTGA
- the LOC130542619 gene encoding keratin-associated protein 10-12-like isoform X3, producing the protein MAASTLSVCSSDLSYVSHVCLPGSCDSSPDSPWQVDDCPESCCEPPCCTPTCCTPSSCTASSCLTLLCTPASCVSSPCQSACTSSCQPSCCSSSPCQEDCCVSVCCKPVCCTPVCCKPVCCTPVCCKPVCCIPVSSSCCQQSSCQPSCCSSSPCQEDCCVSPVCCTPVCCKPVCCTPVCSGASPCSAPSCCQPSPCSSSCCRPSSCVSLLCRPVCRPACCVPAASCCAPASSCQPSCCRRASCVSLLCRPVCSPQACCVPASAQKSCC; encoded by the exons atggCCGCGTCCACCCTGTCCGTCTGCTCCAGCGACCTGAGCTACGTCAGCCACGTCTGCCTGCCCGGCTCCTGCGACTCCAGCCCCGACTCCCCCTGGCAGGTGGATGACTGTCCAGAGAGCTGCTGCGAGCCCCCCTGCTGCACCCCCACTTGCTGCACCCCCAGCTCCTGCACCGCCAGCTCCTGCCTGAccctcctctgcacccctgcGAGCTGCGTGTCCAGCCCCTGCCAATCAGCCTGCACCAGCTCCTGCCAGCCCTCCTGCtgcagctcctccccctgccaggaagactgctgtgtgtctgtctgctgcAAGCCTGTGtgctgcacccctgtctgctgcaagcccgtctgctgcacccctgtctgctgcaagccTGTCTGCTGCATCCCTGTCT CCTCCTCATGCTGCCAGCAGTCTAGCTGCCAGCCCTCCTGCTGCAGCTCCTCCCCCTGTCAGGAAGActgctgtgtgtct cccgtctgctgcacccctgtctgctgcaagcccgtctgctgcacccctgtctgctcgggggcctccccctgctctgccccctcctgctgccagcccagcccctgctcctcgTCCTGCTGCAGACCCTCCTCCTGCGTGTCCCTGCTCTGCCGCCCCGTGTGCAGACCCGCCTGCTGCGTGCCCGCCGCCTCCTGCTGTGCCCCCGCCTCCTCctgccagcccagctgctgccGCCGGGCCTCCTGCGTGTCCCTGCTCTGCCGCCCCGTGTGCTCCCCCCAGGCCTGCTGTGTCCCCGCCTCGGCCCAGAAGTCCTGCTGCTGA
- the LOC130542619 gene encoding keratin-associated protein 10-7-like isoform X1, with the protein MAASTLSVCSSDLSYVSHVCLPGSCDSSPDSPWQVDDCPESCCEPPCCTPTCCTPSSCTASSCLTLLCTPASCVSSPCQSACTSSCQPSCCSSSPCQEDCCVSVCCKPVCCTPVCCKPVCCTPVCCKPVCCIPVCCKPDCCTPVCSEASPCSASSCCQQSSCQPSCCSSSPCQEDCCVSVCCKPACCTPVCCKPACCTPVCCKPVCCTPVCCKPVCCTPVCCKPVCCTPVCCKPVCCTPVCSGASPCSAPSCCQPSPCSSSCCRPSSCVSLLCRPVCRPACCVPAASCCAPASSCQPSCCRRASCVSLLCRPVCSPQACCVPASAQKSCC; encoded by the coding sequence atggCCGCGTCCACCCTGTCCGTCTGCTCCAGCGACCTGAGCTACGTCAGCCACGTCTGCCTGCCCGGCTCCTGCGACTCCAGCCCCGACTCCCCCTGGCAGGTGGATGACTGTCCAGAGAGCTGCTGCGAGCCCCCCTGCTGCACCCCCACTTGCTGCACCCCCAGCTCCTGCACCGCCAGCTCCTGCCTGAccctcctctgcacccctgcGAGCTGCGTGTCCAGCCCCTGCCAATCAGCCTGCACCAGCTCCTGCCAGCCCTCCTGCtgcagctcctccccctgccaggaagactgctgtgtgtctgtctgctgcAAGCCTGTGtgctgcacccctgtctgctgcaagcccgtctgctgcacccctgtctgctgcaagccTGTCTGCTGCATCCCTGTCTGCTGCAAGCCCGACtgctgcacccctgtctgctCGGAGGCCTCACCCTGCTCAGCCTCCTCATGCTGCCAGCAGTCTAGCTGCCAGCCCTCCTGCTGCAGCTCCTCCCCCTGTCAGGAAGActgctgtgtgtctgtctgctgcaagcccgcctgctgcacccctgtctgctgcaagcccgcctgctgcacccctgtctgctgcaagcccgtctgctgcacccctgtctgctgcaagccCGTCTGCTGTacccctgtctgctgcaagcccgtctgctgcacccctgtctgctgcaagcccgtctgctgcacccctgtctgctcgggggcctccccctgctctgccccctcctgctgccagcccagcccctgctcctcgTCCTGCTGCAGACCCTCCTCCTGCGTGTCCCTGCTCTGCCGCCCCGTGTGCAGACCCGCCTGCTGCGTGCCCGCCGCCTCCTGCTGTGCCCCCGCCTCCTCctgccagcccagctgctgccGCCGGGCCTCCTGCGTGTCCCTGCTCTGCCGCCCCGTGTGCTCCCCCCAGGCCTGCTGTGTCCCCGCCTCGGCCCAGAAGTCCTGCTGCTGA
- the LOC130542619 gene encoding keratin-associated protein 10-12-like isoform X2, translated as MAASTLSVCSSDLSYVSHVCLPGSCDSSPDSPWQVDDCPESCCEPPCCTPTCCTPSSCTASSCLTLLCTPASCVSSPCQSACTSSCQPSCCSSSPCQEDCCVSVCCKPVCCTPVCCKPVCCTPVCCKPVCCIPVCCKPDCCTPVCSEASPCSASSCCQQSSCQPSCCSSSPCQEDCCVSPVCCTPVCCKPVCCTPVCSGASPCSAPSCCQPSPCSSSCCRPSSCVSLLCRPVCRPACCVPAASCCAPASSCQPSCCRRASCVSLLCRPVCSPQACCVPASAQKSCC; from the exons atggCCGCGTCCACCCTGTCCGTCTGCTCCAGCGACCTGAGCTACGTCAGCCACGTCTGCCTGCCCGGCTCCTGCGACTCCAGCCCCGACTCCCCCTGGCAGGTGGATGACTGTCCAGAGAGCTGCTGCGAGCCCCCCTGCTGCACCCCCACTTGCTGCACCCCCAGCTCCTGCACCGCCAGCTCCTGCCTGAccctcctctgcacccctgcGAGCTGCGTGTCCAGCCCCTGCCAATCAGCCTGCACCAGCTCCTGCCAGCCCTCCTGCtgcagctcctccccctgccaggaagactgctgtgtgtctgtctgctgcAAGCCTGTGtgctgcacccctgtctgctgcaagcccgtctgctgcacccctgtctgctgcaagccTGTCTGCTGCATCCCTGTCTGCTGCAAGCCCGACtgctgcacccctgtctgctCGGAGGCCTCACCCTGCTCAGCCTCCTCATGCTGCCAGCAGTCTAGCTGCCAGCCCTCCTGCTGCAGCTCCTCCCCCTGTCAGGAAGActgctgtgtgtct cccgtctgctgcacccctgtctgctgcaagcccgtctgctgcacccctgtctgctcgggggcctccccctgctctgccccctcctgctgccagcccagcccctgctcctcgTCCTGCTGCAGACCCTCCTCCTGCGTGTCCCTGCTCTGCCGCCCCGTGTGCAGACCCGCCTGCTGCGTGCCCGCCGCCTCCTGCTGTGCCCCCGCCTCCTCctgccagcccagctgctgccGCCGGGCCTCCTGCGTGTCCCTGCTCTGCCGCCCCGTGTGCTCCCCCCAGGCCTGCTGTGTCCCCGCCTCGGCCCAGAAGTCCTGCTGCTGA
- the LOC113255620 gene encoding keratin-associated protein 10-3-like isoform X4 — MAASTLSVCSSDLSYVSHVCLPGSCDSSPDSPWQVDDCPESCCEPPCCTPTCCTPSSCTASSCLTLLCTPASCVSSPCQSACTSSCQPSCCSSSPCQEDCSSSCCQQSSCQPSCCSSSPCQEDCFPVCCTPVCCKPVCCTPVCCKPVCCTPVCCKPVCCTPVCSGASPCSAPSCCQPSPCSSSCCRPSSCVSLLCRPVCRPTCCVPAASCCAPASSCQPSCCRRASCVSLLCRPVCSRQTCRIPALAQKSCC, encoded by the exons atggCCGCGTCCACCCTGTCCGTCTGCTCCAGCGACCTGAGCTACGTCAGCCACGTCTGCCTGCCCGGCTCCTGCGACTCCAGCCCCGACTCCCCCTGGCAGGTGGATGACTGTCCAGAGAGCTGCTGCGAGCCCCCCTGCTGCACCCCCACTTGCTGCACCCCCAGCTCCTGCACCGCCAGCTCCTGCCTGAccctcctctgcacccctgcGAGCTGCGTGTCCAGCCCCTGCCAATCAGCCTGCACCAGCTCCTGCCAGCCCTCCTGCtgcagctcctccccctgccaggaagactgct CCTCCTCATGCTGCCAGCAGTCTAGCTGCCAGCCCTCCTGCtgcagctcctccccctgccaggaaGACTGCTTT cccgtctgctgcacccctgtctgctgcaagccCGTCTGCTGTacccctgtctgctgcaagcccgtctgctgcacccctgtctgctgcaagccCGTCTGCTGTACCCCTGTCTGCTCGGgggcctccccctgctctgccccctcctgctgccagcccagcccctgctcctcgTCCTGCTGCAGACCCTCCTCCTGCGTGTCCCTGCTCTGCCGCCCCGTGTGCAGACCCACCTGCTGCGTGCCCGCCGCCTCCTGCTGTGCCCCCGCCTCCTCctgccagcccagctgctgccGCCGGGCCTCCTGCGTGTCCCTGCTCTGTCGCCCCGTGTGCTCCCGCCAGACCTGCCGCATCCCCGCCTTGGCCCAGAAGTCCTGCTGCTGA
- the LOC113255620 gene encoding keratin-associated protein 10-12-like isoform X3, whose product MAASTLSVCSSDLSYVSHVCLPGSCDSSPDSPWQVDDCPESCCEPPCCTPTCCTPSSCTASSCLTLLCTPASCVSSPCQSACTSSCQPSCCSSSPCQEDCCVSVCCKPVCCTPVCCKPVCCTPVCCKPVCCIPVSSSCCQQSSCQPSCCSSSPCQEDCFPVCCTPVCCKPVCCTPVCSGASPCSAPSCCQPSPCSSSCCRPSSCVSLLCRPVCRPTCCVPAASCCAPASSCQPSCCRRASCVSLLCRPVCSRQTCRIPALAQKSCC is encoded by the exons atggCCGCGTCCACCCTGTCCGTCTGCTCCAGCGACCTGAGCTACGTCAGCCACGTCTGCCTGCCCGGCTCCTGCGACTCCAGCCCCGACTCCCCCTGGCAGGTGGATGACTGTCCAGAGAGCTGCTGCGAGCCCCCCTGCTGCACCCCCACTTGCTGCACCCCCAGCTCCTGCACCGCCAGCTCCTGCCTGAccctcctctgcacccctgcGAGCTGCGTGTCCAGCCCCTGCCAATCAGCCTGCACCAGCTCCTGCCAGCCCTCCTGCtgcagctcctccccctgccaggaagactgctgtgtgtctgtctgctgcAAGCCTGTGtgctgcacccctgtctgctgcaagcccgtctgctgcacccctgtctgctgcaagccTGTCTGCTGCATCCCTGTCT CCTCCTCATGCTGCCAGCAGTCTAGCTGCCAGCCCTCCTGCtgcagctcctccccctgccaggaaGACTGCTTT cccgtctgctgcacccctgtctgctgcaagccCGTCTGCTGTACCCCTGTCTGCTCGGgggcctccccctgctctgccccctcctgctgccagcccagcccctgctcctcgTCCTGCTGCAGACCCTCCTCCTGCGTGTCCCTGCTCTGCCGCCCCGTGTGCAGACCCACCTGCTGCGTGCCCGCCGCCTCCTGCTGTGCCCCCGCCTCCTCctgccagcccagctgctgccGCCGGGCCTCCTGCGTGTCCCTGCTCTGTCGCCCCGTGTGCTCCCGCCAGACCTGCCGCATCCCCGCCTTGGCCCAGAAGTCCTGCTGCTGA
- the LOC113255620 gene encoding keratin-associated protein 10-12-like isoform X2 yields MAASTLSVCSSDLSYVSHVCLPGSCDSSPDSPWQVDDCPESCCEPPCCTPTCCTPSSCTASSCLTLLCTPASCVSSPCQSACTSSCQPSCCSSSPCQEDCCVSVCCKPVCCTPVCCKPVCCTPVCCKPVCCIPVCCKPDCCTPVCSEASPCSASSCCQQSSCQPSCCSSSPCQEDCFPVCCTPVCCKPVCCTPVCSGASPCSAPSCCQPSPCSSSCCRPSSCVSLLCRPVCRPTCCVPAASCCAPASSCQPSCCRRASCVSLLCRPVCSRQTCRIPALAQKSCC; encoded by the exons atggCCGCGTCCACCCTGTCCGTCTGCTCCAGCGACCTGAGCTACGTCAGCCACGTCTGCCTGCCCGGCTCCTGCGACTCCAGCCCCGACTCCCCCTGGCAGGTGGATGACTGTCCAGAGAGCTGCTGCGAGCCCCCCTGCTGCACCCCCACTTGCTGCACCCCCAGCTCCTGCACCGCCAGCTCCTGCCTGAccctcctctgcacccctgcGAGCTGCGTGTCCAGCCCCTGCCAATCAGCCTGCACCAGCTCCTGCCAGCCCTCCTGCtgcagctcctccccctgccaggaagactgctgtgtgtctgtctgctgcAAGCCTGTGtgctgcacccctgtctgctgcaagcccgtctgctgcacccctgtctgctgcaagccTGTCTGCTGCATCCCTGTCTGCTGCAAGCCCGACtgctgcacccctgtctgctCGGAGGCCTCACCCTGCTCAGCCTCCTCATGCTGCCAGCAGTCTAGCTGCCAGCCCTCCTGCtgcagctcctccccctgccaggaaGACTGCTTT cccgtctgctgcacccctgtctgctgcaagccCGTCTGCTGTACCCCTGTCTGCTCGGgggcctccccctgctctgccccctcctgctgccagcccagcccctgctcctcgTCCTGCTGCAGACCCTCCTCCTGCGTGTCCCTGCTCTGCCGCCCCGTGTGCAGACCCACCTGCTGCGTGCCCGCCGCCTCCTGCTGTGCCCCCGCCTCCTCctgccagcccagctgctgccGCCGGGCCTCCTGCGTGTCCCTGCTCTGTCGCCCCGTGTGCTCCCGCCAGACCTGCCGCATCCCCGCCTTGGCCCAGAAGTCCTGCTGCTGA
- the LOC113255620 gene encoding keratin-associated protein 10-7-like isoform X1, whose translation MAASTLSVCSSDLSYVSHVCLPGSCDSSPDSPWQVDDCPESCCEPPCCTPTCCTPSSCTASSCLTLLCTPASCVSSPCQSACTSSCQPSCCSSSPCQEDCCVSVCCKPVCCTPVCCKPVCCTPVCCKPVCCIPVCCKPDCCTPVCSEASPCSASSCCQQSSCQPSCCSSSPCQEDCFVSVCCKPACCTPVCCKPACCTPVCCKPVCCTPVCCKPVCCTPVCCKPVCCTPVCCKPVCCTPVCSGASPCSAPSCCQPSPCSSSCCRPSSCVSLLCRPVCRPTCCVPAASCCAPASSCQPSCCRRASCVSLLCRPVCSRQTCRIPALAQKSCC comes from the coding sequence atggCCGCGTCCACCCTGTCCGTCTGCTCCAGCGACCTGAGCTACGTCAGCCACGTCTGCCTGCCCGGCTCCTGCGACTCCAGCCCCGACTCCCCCTGGCAGGTGGATGACTGTCCAGAGAGCTGCTGCGAGCCCCCCTGCTGCACCCCCACTTGCTGCACCCCCAGCTCCTGCACCGCCAGCTCCTGCCTGAccctcctctgcacccctgcGAGCTGCGTGTCCAGCCCCTGCCAATCAGCCTGCACCAGCTCCTGCCAGCCCTCCTGCtgcagctcctccccctgccaggaagactgctgtgtgtctgtctgctgcAAGCCTGTGtgctgcacccctgtctgctgcaagcccgtctgctgcacccctgtctgctgcaagccTGTCTGCTGCATCCCTGTCTGCTGCAAGCCCGACtgctgcacccctgtctgctCGGAGGCCTCACCCTGCTCAGCCTCCTCATGCTGCCAGCAGTCTAGCTGCCAGCCCTCCTGCtgcagctcctccccctgccaggaaGACTGCTTTGTGTCTGTCTGCTGCAAGCCCGCCtgctgcacccctgtctgctgcaagcccgcctgctgcacccctgtctgctgcaagcccgtctgctgcacccctgtctgctgcaagccCGTCTGCTGTacccctgtctgctgcaagcccgtctgctgcacccctgtctgctgcaagccCGTCTGCTGTACCCCTGTCTGCTCGGgggcctccccctgctctgccccctcctgctgccagcccagcccctgctcctcgTCCTGCTGCAGACCCTCCTCCTGCGTGTCCCTGCTCTGCCGCCCCGTGTGCAGACCCACCTGCTGCGTGCCCGCCGCCTCCTGCTGTGCCCCCGCCTCCTCctgccagcccagctgctgccGCCGGGCCTCCTGCGTGTCCCTGCTCTGTCGCCCCGTGTGCTCCCGCCAGACCTGCCGCATCCCCGCCTTGGCCCAGAAGTCCTGCTGCTGA